In Bacillota bacterium, a single window of DNA contains:
- a CDS encoding ABC transporter substrate-binding protein — MSLFRNRRLRLIVVGLLSALFVLTLSFGCAGKQAAGPGSEKPKKGGNLTMGFDRETDTFDIYQMTWGSGQEYVYESLTTRDWDYKVVGSLAESWESTPDGKTWTFHLRKGTKWHDGTPFTSKDVKRYYEVMLDPKTAAANALDWTWIKSMDTPDDNTIVFHLDSPFPNLFGKTSNSYGSIMNPDAYAKYGPDGTKEYGTKIAIGTGPLKLKEWIPGDKVVFERNPDYRWGPLFVANKGPVWVDTVTFKTIPDAATRLAELETGNVQILANVPVEHYDRVAKIPNVEVFKEPAFGLGYLAFATDKKPFNDPKVRQAVNLAVDREALVKSVFFGLAQAAYGYLPPRTPEAYQDTAAIRYDVAAAKKLMTEAGYPNGFKATLATQNRTEHVRVAQAIQPMLEAIGIKTEIVQYDEAGYKDFLKAGKQELFMRQYEWDNADILQWFLYSRQVPYPGHSRWADRKTDELIDAAESAITPELRAQKYVELQKYLIEQSVWSPLWYPMAITAVRTDLVGGFKPFPGGGNVVIFDLWMKKNVK; from the coding sequence GTGAGCCTCTTTCGGAACCGGCGCCTCCGCCTGATTGTCGTCGGCTTGTTGTCCGCCCTCTTCGTCCTGACCCTATCCTTCGGGTGCGCCGGCAAACAGGCGGCCGGCCCGGGGTCGGAGAAGCCCAAGAAGGGCGGCAACCTGACGATGGGTTTTGACCGGGAGACCGACACCTTCGACATCTACCAGATGACCTGGGGGTCCGGACAGGAGTATGTCTACGAGTCTTTGACCACCCGCGACTGGGACTACAAAGTCGTCGGAAGCCTGGCCGAATCGTGGGAGAGCACACCCGACGGCAAGACCTGGACCTTCCACCTGAGGAAGGGGACCAAGTGGCACGACGGCACTCCCTTCACTTCCAAGGACGTCAAGCGCTACTATGAAGTCATGCTCGACCCCAAGACCGCCGCCGCCAACGCCCTCGACTGGACCTGGATCAAGAGCATGGATACCCCCGACGACAACACCATCGTCTTCCACCTCGACAGTCCTTTCCCCAATCTCTTTGGCAAGACGAGCAACAGCTATGGCTCGATCATGAACCCCGACGCCTACGCCAAGTACGGCCCGGACGGGACCAAGGAGTACGGCACGAAGATCGCCATCGGGACCGGGCCCCTCAAGCTCAAGGAGTGGATCCCCGGTGACAAGGTCGTCTTCGAGCGCAACCCCGACTACCGGTGGGGCCCGCTATTTGTCGCCAACAAGGGCCCGGTCTGGGTGGATACGGTGACCTTCAAGACCATCCCCGACGCCGCCACCCGCCTGGCCGAGCTCGAGACGGGCAACGTTCAAATCCTGGCCAACGTCCCGGTCGAGCATTACGACCGGGTGGCGAAGATCCCCAACGTCGAAGTCTTCAAGGAGCCCGCCTTCGGCTTGGGTTACCTGGCCTTCGCCACCGATAAGAAACCCTTCAACGACCCGAAGGTCCGCCAGGCTGTCAACCTGGCCGTCGACCGCGAGGCCCTGGTCAAGTCGGTCTTCTTCGGGCTGGCTCAGGCGGCCTACGGTTACCTGCCGCCCAGGACCCCCGAAGCCTATCAGGACACCGCGGCCATCAGGTATGACGTCGCCGCGGCCAAGAAGCTGATGACCGAGGCCGGTTACCCCAACGGGTTCAAGGCCACCCTGGCCACCCAGAACCGCACCGAGCACGTCCGGGTGGCCCAGGCCATCCAGCCGATGCTCGAGGCGATCGGGATCAAGACCGAGATCGTCCAGTACGATGAGGCCGGCTACAAGGACTTCCTGAAGGCGGGCAAGCAGGAACTGTTCATGCGTCAGTATGAATGGGACAATGCCGACATCCTGCAATGGTTCCTTTACAGCCGGCAGGTCCCGTACCCTGGTCACTCACGCTGGGCCGACAGGAAGACCGACGAACTCATCGACGCGGCCGAGAGCGCCATCACGCCGGAGTTGCGGGCCCAGAAGTACGTCGAACTCCAGAAGTACCTCATCGAGCAATCGGTCTGGAGCCCGCTCTGGTATCCCATGGCCATCACGGCCGTGCGGACCGACCTGGTCGGCGGGTTCAAGCCCTTCCCCGGCGGCGGTAACGTCGTTATCTTCGATCTTTGGATGAAGAAGAACGTCAAGTAG